TCAGAATTCTCCCGTCCAATGTAGCACGTTCACATTGCAAATGACCTCGGTGTGTTACCACTTTCAGAGGATTAAGTTCCATTCAGACCTTCCCTGCAGCGCGGCGGACTCTGCCGAGGCTCTCGGGCCACGGACTTCTCCATGGCCGTTTCCATCCTCGTCTCCACCGCTGTTGTGGCCGTGACCCGTGGCAAGACTGGCTCTCGGATGCAAGACCTTTCTCGGCATTGCAGAACCCGGAGCACAGGGTCTCGCGCGCTGGGGGAGCAGAAGCGGTTGGATTTCTGAGCTCACAATTTGGAGAGGAGGACGCGCCTGCACCCAGGGGACCTTCCGCGTAACGCTTTAGGAGGAAGGTCTCTTTATTTAGTTACCTGGTTTAGCAAACAAAGCCCAGAGGACGCCTTGGAGATGCTCTTCAAGCTTTCTAACACCTTCAGAAGAACTGTTCTCTCGCCTTTGAGAGCAACAAGTTTCGCTTTTCTGCTCGCGCCTGTGGAGGTGTCGGTGCACGGGGACACTGGATTCCTGGCCGTACAGCGGCTCCAGCGCGAACTCGCGgggccctgggagaggaggaccgcgcggggcgggggaggcaggggtgcGAGGACGCCCGGGCTAGCTGGGCGTTCAAGGTCCCCGACCGAGCTGTCTGCACCCGGACCTTGGTCCCTGTTCACTGACCTTGCGCCAGGGGACCGGGAAGGTCGAGTGCCCGCCCCAAGCTGGCGCGTCAGGAGGGAATGTGGCCGGAGTGAGAAAGAGGTGAGAGCCAGCAAGacctaggtttttttttgttttttttgtttttttttttttttgcaacgaAACCACCAATTTCTAGGACCACCCCCTTCCTCTAATCCTGTATTGTTTTTTTCTCCGCCGTTTGTGTATACCTGCGCGCATTTCTTTACTTTCAAACgcatttccattttcaaagccaggagctatagagagagagagctgcCGCGTGCGGGGCCAGGGAGAGACGGGGACCACGGTGGCGGTGTGGCGCGGTGGGGCTCCCGCCCGTGCAGACGTGGGCGACTGCGGCTTTAAGGAAAAGGGCTGGCGGGGAGTGGGAGTTAGGaacaggggaggggtgggaagagtaGGGGTGCGGGGAGGAGCCCTGATGTAAGAATGTTAATGAGaggctcccccagcccagcccccaccactccccacccccacccttcccaACCGCTGGAAATACAAGCCCGGCCTCGGCGCGCCTTGTGTGGTAACACGCTCCGCCGCTGCCACGCTATTTAAACGCGGGTTATGGATCCAGAAACCGGCGCGAATCAATGAGATCAAACGCGAGGGAGATGCACCGTCAATTACAAGCACTTGGACAAGtctaactttttcttcttttacaaataCGCTTTCAAAAGCAACCTTAGCAACGCCCAAATAAGAAGCCACCTCTAAGCAAAATAGTATATATAAAGGGAGgcgaatatatatattataaaatatatatatatatatatatataaatatattataggCGTACAGGTTTACACCCGgcgaactttttctttttcttttttttaagcgaGTGGCATTGCAAAGAAGGACTCTTCCTTTCTATCTTTTGGCGAGTTAGTGAAGGGGGTATTCTATTTTCTTAGGGCGCCCAAGGGGGCGCAGGGACTTCggagaggagagtggggagggaagaggaagggtgggtggggggcagagggcgAGTCCGCAGCGAGGGCAGGCGCTTTCCTGCCGCACGATGCCGTCCCTGCTGGCGCTCACTTTCTCCGCGTGCGTCCTGCTCGGCTGGGCGTTGCTGGCCGGCTGCaccggtggcggcggcggcgggggcgcgggCCCGGGCGGCGGACGCCAGGAGAGAGAGGCGCTGCCGCCACAGAAGATCGAGGTGTTGGTGCTATTGCCCCAAGACGACTCCTACCTGTTCTCCCTGGCCCGGGTGCGGCCGGCCATCGAATATGCGCTGCGAAGTGTGGAGGGCAACGGGACCGGGCGTCGGCTTCTGCCACCCGGCACTCGCTT
This window of the Camelus dromedarius isolate mCamDro1 chromosome 3, mCamDro1.pat, whole genome shotgun sequence genome carries:
- the LOC105087046 gene encoding uncharacterized protein LOC105087046 encodes the protein MRAGASRKAKLVALKGERTVLLKVLESLKSISKASSGLCLLNQRARPCAPGSAMPRKVLHPRASLATGHGHNSGGDEDGNGHGEVRGPRASAESAALQGRSEWNLIL